A genomic window from Canis lupus dingo isolate Sandy chromosome 13, ASM325472v2, whole genome shotgun sequence includes:
- the LOC125752318 gene encoding ubiquitin-conjugating enzyme E2 L3-like: MAASRRLMKELEEIRKCGMKNFRNIQVDEANLLTWQGLIVPDNPPYDKGAFRIKINFPAEYPFKPLKIIFKTEIYHRNIDEKGQVCLPVISAENWKPATKTDQVIQFLIALVNDPQPKHPLRADLAEEYS; this comes from the exons AATCCGCAAATGTGGAATGAAAAACTTCCGTAACATCCAGGTTGATGAAGCTAATTTATTGACTTGGCAAGGGCTTATTGTTCCTGACAACCCTCCATATGATAAGGGGGCCTTCAGAATCAAAATCAACTTTCCAGCAGAGTACCCATTCAAAC ccctgaagatcATATTTAAAACAGAGATCTATCACCGGAACATTGATGAAAAGGGGCAGGTCTGTCTGCCAGTAATTAGTGCTGAAAACTGGAAGCCAGCAACCAAAACCGACCAAGTAATCCAGTTCCTCATAGCACTGGTGAACGACCCCCAGCCCAAGCACCCACTTCGGGCTGACCTAGCTGAAGAATACTCTTAA